In one window of Ruminococcus hominis DNA:
- a CDS encoding transcriptional regulator → MENRFIRAEDVAQELNVSKPYAYKLIRQLNEELKAKGFITIAGRVNRQYFYERLYGAGKGEM, encoded by the coding sequence ATGGAAAACAGATTTATCCGAGCCGAAGATGTGGCTCAGGAACTAAACGTATCAAAACCTTATGCATATAAACTCATCAGACAATTAAATGAGGAATTGAAAGCAAAGGGCTTTATTACGATTGCAGGGCGTGTAAATCGCCAGTATTTTTACGAAAGGCTCTACGGAGCAGGAAAGGGGGAAATGTAA
- a CDS encoding helix-turn-helix domain-containing protein: MAISERIHFFRLMRGMTQKYLGTAIGFPEKSADVRLAQYETGTRKPKADLTNALAQVLDVSPQALDVPDIDSYIGLMHTLFTLEDIYGLTVSEADGEVCLKVNKDKGREAYELLKMLYAWKEQADKLSSEEINREEYDNWRYHYPEFDTTQRWAKVPSQELSDALVEAFKDHLKDK; this comes from the coding sequence ATGGCTATCAGCGAAAGAATACATTTTTTCAGACTAATGCGTGGTATGACACAAAAGTATCTCGGTACAGCAATCGGTTTTCCAGAAAAGAGTGCTGATGTGCGTTTGGCACAGTACGAAACTGGTACACGCAAACCGAAAGCAGACCTTACAAATGCATTGGCACAGGTGCTTGATGTTTCTCCACAGGCTCTTGATGTTCCTGACATAGACAGCTATATCGGTCTTATGCACACTCTGTTTACCCTTGAAGATATTTACGGTCTTACTGTCAGTGAAGCAGACGGAGAGGTATGCTTAAAGGTCAACAAGGACAAAGGCAGAGAAGCATATGAACTCCTCAAAATGCTGTATGCTTGGAAAGAACAGGCAGACAAGCTATCTTCCGAAGAAATCAACAGAGAAGAATACGATAACTGGCGTTACCATTATCCAGAGTTCGACACCACACAGCGTTGGGCAAAAGTTCCATCACAGGAATTAAGTGACGCTCTCGTGGAAGCATTCAAAGACCACTTGAAAGATAAATAA
- a CDS encoding site-specific integrase: MPVFKNEDNGTWYVMARYVNWKGERKQKCKRGFATKREAQEWERMFKLQTSSDLDMSFEAFTELYINDVKNRLKENTWLTKEHIIRTKILPYFGKLKISEISTKEIITWQNEMLAYRDEKKKPYSQTYLKTLHNQLSAIFNHAVRYYELRSNPAAKVGNMGREEHKEMLFWTKEEYKKFSFEMMDKPVSFYAFEMLYWCGIREGELLALTPADFNFDKETVTINKSYQRLKGQDVITSPKTKKSNRTIKMPKFLCEEMKEYLGMLYGLKKKDRIFTVTKSYLHHEMDRGAKAAGVKRIRIHDLRHSHISLLIDMGFSAVAIADRVGHESIDITYQYAHLFPSKQIEMAEKLDDLGKGDFENVS, encoded by the coding sequence ATGCCGGTATTTAAGAATGAAGATAACGGTACTTGGTATGTGATGGCAAGGTATGTGAACTGGAAAGGGGAACGCAAGCAGAAATGCAAGCGTGGCTTTGCTACCAAACGAGAAGCACAGGAATGGGAAAGAATGTTCAAATTGCAGACTTCTTCAGACCTTGATATGAGTTTTGAAGCCTTTACGGAGCTTTATATCAATGATGTGAAGAACCGTTTGAAGGAAAACACGTGGCTTACCAAAGAGCATATCATACGCACAAAGATACTTCCGTATTTCGGGAAACTGAAAATCAGCGAGATTTCCACAAAGGAGATTATTACTTGGCAGAATGAAATGCTTGCCTATCGTGATGAGAAGAAAAAGCCTTATTCACAGACGTATCTGAAAACGCTGCACAATCAGTTGTCCGCCATTTTCAATCACGCTGTCCGCTACTATGAACTGCGTTCCAATCCTGCGGCAAAGGTGGGAAATATGGGACGTGAGGAACACAAGGAAATGCTGTTCTGGACAAAGGAAGAATACAAGAAATTCTCTTTTGAGATGATGGACAAGCCTGTTTCCTTTTATGCGTTTGAAATGCTTTACTGGTGCGGTATCCGAGAGGGCGAGCTGTTAGCTTTGACTCCGGCAGATTTCAACTTTGATAAGGAAACAGTCACAATCAATAAATCCTATCAGCGTTTGAAAGGGCAGGATGTGATTACTTCTCCGAAAACGAAAAAGAGCAACCGCACGATTAAAATGCCGAAGTTTCTGTGTGAGGAAATGAAAGAATATCTCGGTATGCTTTACGGATTGAAGAAGAAAGACCGTATCTTTACGGTGACGAAAAGCTATCTTCATCACGAGATGGACAGAGGGGCAAAGGCGGCAGGCGTGAAGCGTATCCGCATTCACGATCTCCGTCACAGCCACATTTCACTCTTGATTGATATGGGCTTTTCTGCGGTGGCGATTGCTGACCGAGTTGGTCACGAAAGTATTGATATTACTTATCAGTACGCACACCTCTTTCCGTCAAAGCAGATTGAGATGGCAGAAAAATTAGATGATTTAGGGAAAGGAGATTTTGAAAATGTCAGCTAA